A single Schistocerca gregaria isolate iqSchGreg1 unplaced genomic scaffold, iqSchGreg1.2 ptg000867l, whole genome shotgun sequence DNA region contains:
- the LOC126323778 gene encoding putative ribosomal RNA large subunit methyltransferase YwbD gives MILSRGLQKLLVNRKTLYLDRGKLPAFKGREGFVPFVVPLNNSQSVHGNLLIDRTLSSPIQVVNWEKTPVSEAYIEKAIKLAWEARYKYSELCDASDSSTAFRLVNSSSDRLPAISIDVYGKYGAIHLYSQFWNIYKGFIAKQLIQNRFSKLIEGVYLIDHTRSTPRHPLPCPTPVHYNARSHCIAGRSASKNVTVVQEHGIKYKIRLDNGPALGLYLDQRQNRYKILNLLRDLPDNPGNAPKSLLNAFCFTGSFSLIVAKTLNAFTTNIDASSFAIHWVKENFMLNEIELANHEFRIDDVFQALVKLNREKRSFNLIVLDPPTVSHVRLRTGQKTVFSTSENYSDLIALAAPLTATNGYLVAFVNTHKLDKERWQSAIQEGLVAARQKVKTELEEEMHTNMRHTMRKRGVKVKYRQRALKRIKFEINSRDMENMFKFEWIDYWTQDARDFPWIEDQLKYLHGIVLKRITPFDVKIKPPKMPNFPVNAYHTSKQSRIKNLQLRERQMQTKNQV, from the exons ATGATATTGAGTCGTGGGTTGCAAAAGCTGTTGGTCAATCGAAAAACCCTATATCTGGACCGAGGGAAACTTCCCGCATTCAAAGGTAGGGAGGGTTTCGTTCCATTTGTTGTACCTCTCAACAACTCGCAATCAGTACATGGAAACCTACTCATAGATCGTACCTTATCGTCGCCGATTCAA GTCGTCAACTGGGAAAAAACACCAGTATCCGAGGCATACATAGAAAAGGCGATAAAACTCGCTTGGGAGGCTCGATACAAATACAGCGAACTCTGTGACGCTTCCGACTCTTCGACTGCCTTTCGTCTTGTAAACAGCTCTTCCGATAGGCTGCCTGCTATTTCCATCGACGTATATGGAAAGTATGGGGCTATTCACTTGTACAgtcaattttggaacatatacaagGGTTTTATAGCGAAACAGCTCATCCAAAATCGATTTTCAAAACTTATCGAAGGCGTCTACTTAATCGATCACACACGCTCCACTCCGAGGCATCCTCTGCCTTGTCCTACACCGGTACATTACAACGCGAGATCGCATTGTATAGCAGGTCGAAGTGCTTCAAAAAACGTTACAGTTGTCCAAGAACACGGAATCAAATACAAAATTCGGCTTGACAACGGACCGGCTCTCGGTTTGTACCTAGACCAACGTCAGAATAGATATAAAATTTTAAACTTGCTCCGCGATTTGCCGGACAACCCAGGCAACGCACCTAAATCACTCTTGAACGCTTTCTGCTTTACCGGCTCGTTTTCGCTAATTGTCGCTAAAACACTCAACGCTTTCACCACAAACATAGACGCCAGCTCGTTTGCCATCCACTGGGTCAAGGAGAACTTCATGTTGAATGAAATCGAACTCGCAAATCATGAGTTCCGTATTGATGATGTGTTTCAAGCTCTGGTCAAGTTGAATCGTGAAAAAAGGAGCTTTAATCTAATTGTACTCGACCCGCCAACTGTGTCTCATGTCCGTCTTCGGACAGGTCAAAAAACAGTTTTTTCAACCTCCGAGAATTATAGCGACTTAATAGCTCTGGCAGCGCCCCTAACGGCTACCAATGGCTACTTAGTGGCCTTCGTCAATACGCACAAACTAGACAAAGAGCGCTGGCAAAGCGCTATTCAAGAAGGTTTGGTGGCGGCGCGTCAAAAAGTTAAAACAGAGCTTGAAGAAGAAATGCACACAAACATGCGACACACTATGCGAAAGCGAGGCGTCAAAGTCAAATATCGCCAACGCGCTCTAAAACGAATCAAGTTCGAGATCAACTCAAGGGATATGGAAAACATGTTCAAATTCGAGTGGATCGATTATTGGACGCAAGATGCAAGGGATTTTCCATGGATAGAAGATCAATTAAAATATTTGCACGGAATTGTCTTAAAGAGGATAACGCCTTTTGATGTAAAAATCAAACCTCCAAAAATGCCAAACTTCCCCGTCAATGCATACCATACGTCTAAGCAATCGAGAATCAAGAACCTACAACTCAGAGAACGACAAATGCAAACAAAAAATCAGGTTTAA
- the LOC126323779 gene encoding uncharacterized protein LOC126323779 — translation MQADSGFFHEHQYPNDVGILAMDIYFPKLCVSHTELEIFDQVPTGKYTIGLGQKSMAFVSDLEDINSLCLTVAHNLLEKYGIDPRSIGRLEVGTETILDKSKPTKSLLMDLFFASGNTDIEGADVKSACYGGTSAIFNSLNWIESSAWDGRLALVVTGDIACYSKGNARPTGGAGAVAILLGPDAPVVFDRRLRSSYMENTWDFYKPNLNVEYPVVDGPFSNDCYLKALSCCYELYAKKYKAQYQAEFNLDLADFVCFHSPYNKLVQKSIAWLLYKDYLATPHSEKFADIHLQLMQISAQDKREMEKIFLSKSRSLYQDKVLDSTFLPRHLGNCYAASLYSALISLLLTKQDQLVGKRILLFSFGSGLTASMFSVYVKSSIAKVVNPVDIRERFTLRKVVSPRVYNEMVDAYDETSQVSNFTPKHSVQELFPKTWYLAHIDEKKRRYYERTTSGAKV, via the exons ATGCAAGCCGACTCAGGATTTTTTCACGAGCACCAATACCCAAATGATGTTGGAATTTTGGCCATGGATATCTATTTTCCTAAACTTTGTGTCTCTCATACAGAGTTAG AAATTTTTGATCAAGTACCCACTGGAAAATATACTATTGGATTGGGTCAAAAAAGCATGGCATTTGTAAGTGACCTAGAAGATATAAACTCTTTATGCCTGACGG TGGCTCACAATTTGTTGGAAAAATATGGCATAGATCCTCGTTCCATTGGCCGACTGGAAGTCGGCACCGAAACCATACTCGACAAAAGCAAGCCGACTAAATCACTCTTAATGGATCTGTTTTTCGCGAGCGGAAACACAGACATTGAGGGCGCCGATGTCAAGAGCGCTTGCTATGGAGGAACGAGCGCTATATTTAACTCGCTGAATTGGATAGAATCCAGTGCTTGGGACGGGCGCCTTGCTCTAGTTGTGACAGGCGACATCGCTTGTTATAGCAAGGGCAACGCACGTCCAACAGGTGGTGCTGGCGCTGTTGCGATACTTCTAGGTCCAGACGCGCCAGTTGTTTTCGATCGTCGTCTTCGCAGCTCATATATGGAAAATACGTGGGATTTCTACAAGCCAAATCTCAATGTAGAGTATCCAGTAGTAGATGGGCCGTTCTCGAATGACTGTTACTTAAAGGCACTCAGCTGCTGCTATGAACTCTACGCAAAAAAATACAAGGCTCAATATCAGGCGGAATTCAATTTGGATTTAGCCGACTTTGTTTGCTTTCACTCACCTTATAATAAACTTGTTCAAAAATCAATTGCATGGCTATTATACAAGGACTATCTTGCAACTCCGCATTCAGAAAAATTTGCAGATATACATCTACAGCTGATGCAGATTTCTGCCCAGGACAAACGAGAAATGGAAAAAATTTTTTTGAGCAAATCTCGGTCACTTTACCAAGATAAAGTTTTGGACAGCACTTTTCTACCTCGGCATCTAGGGAACTGCTATGCAGCCTCCCTTTACTCTGCGCTGATTTCATTGCTCCTTACGAAACAAGACCAGCTGGTTGGTAAGCGAATTCTGCTGTTCTCTTTTGGATCAGGACTGACTGCTTCTATGTTTTCGGTGTATGTCAAATCCAGCATTGCAAAAGTGGTGAACCCAGTCGACATCAGAGAACGATTCACACTACGTAAAGTGGTTTCGCCGAGGGTCTATAACGAAATGGTAGATGCATACGATGAAACAAGTCAAGTGTCTAATTTTACACCGAAGCATTCAGTTCAAGAATTGTTTCCAAAGACGTGGTACTTGGCTCATATCGATGAGAAGAAAAGGAGGTATTACGAAAGAACTACATCGGGCGCCAAGGTGTAG